One Streptomyces sp. SAI-135 DNA segment encodes these proteins:
- a CDS encoding glycosyltransferase family A protein → MPQVKVSVVIPVHNTGKYVDECAPSLLGQSLPADEYEVIYVDDGSTDDTLARLEKLAAAHAHVQVHTRPNSGWPGAPRNLGMAHAKGEYIQFVDHDDLLGPEALERLHAHARRNDADVVLGKMSSTMVRPRRLFRHTVDACTIENDELMQSLSPHKMFRRAFVEEHGLRFPEGPWILEDLAFVSAAYLKAKRIAVLADYPCYYWMKRDDGGNNTRLRFSPRHGFWPNCRTVVRGIKDGTTPSDDVDALQNRLLHRLYHVEILSRAREPEILCEDPAEQRERFEAARRLALEEFPTAVRDGLPTVSRLRAELLERGDFDSAVALAERVRRVKARSVVGGLRWQEGRLVADVTLDLLRGDGEPLVLVERGGKRWLDPEVTAGVPGTEGGWEVRDPFRLAYAELVVKDRDREDWWYPQGDLEVRLAPCGEGRSRLVASGRLLLDPERLAGGRPLERGVHDVWAYVQLLGIDRMVRLTGDGTPGAPAAGPALTGGRLALPYWTGSGQLALDVDQSRRRLGADTAGAAAANPGRGERSLPLPWVAATRDSGPAPLRVAVSALTVDAELVPGADGATAALRLPARLRLPSGRHPVRLPKTDAPVAYAVVRDGRLLRLEGPAHEAGRGRRLLDAVADHRQVRRVRRRLGR, encoded by the coding sequence ATGCCGCAAGTCAAGGTCAGCGTCGTCATTCCCGTCCACAACACCGGGAAGTACGTCGACGAGTGCGCGCCGTCGCTGCTCGGGCAGAGTCTGCCCGCCGACGAGTACGAGGTCATCTACGTCGACGACGGCTCGACGGACGACACACTGGCCCGGCTGGAGAAGCTCGCCGCCGCGCACGCGCACGTCCAGGTGCACACCCGGCCGAACTCCGGCTGGCCGGGTGCGCCGCGCAACCTCGGGATGGCCCACGCCAAGGGCGAGTACATCCAGTTCGTCGACCATGACGACCTGCTCGGACCCGAGGCCCTGGAGCGGCTCCACGCCCACGCGCGGCGCAACGACGCCGACGTGGTGCTCGGCAAGATGTCCAGCACGATGGTGCGTCCCCGGCGGCTGTTCCGGCACACGGTGGACGCCTGCACGATCGAGAACGACGAGCTCATGCAGAGCCTGTCGCCGCACAAGATGTTCCGGCGGGCCTTCGTCGAGGAGCACGGCCTGCGCTTTCCCGAGGGGCCCTGGATCCTGGAGGACCTGGCCTTCGTCAGCGCCGCCTATCTGAAGGCGAAGCGGATCGCGGTCCTCGCCGACTACCCCTGCTACTACTGGATGAAGCGGGACGACGGCGGCAACAACACCCGGCTCCGCTTCAGCCCGCGCCACGGCTTCTGGCCCAACTGCCGCACCGTCGTGCGCGGGATCAAGGACGGCACCACCCCGTCCGACGACGTCGACGCGCTGCAAAACCGTCTCCTGCACCGCCTGTACCACGTCGAGATCCTCTCCCGCGCCCGCGAGCCCGAGATCCTGTGCGAGGACCCCGCCGAGCAGCGCGAGCGCTTCGAGGCGGCCCGTCGACTGGCCCTGGAGGAGTTCCCGACCGCCGTACGCGACGGCCTGCCCACGGTGTCGCGCCTGCGCGCCGAACTCCTCGAACGCGGTGACTTCGACTCAGCCGTGGCCCTGGCCGAGCGTGTTCGCCGGGTCAAGGCCCGCAGCGTCGTGGGCGGACTGCGGTGGCAGGAGGGCCGGCTGGTCGCGGACGTCACGCTGGACCTGCTGCGCGGGGACGGCGAGCCTCTGGTGCTCGTCGAGCGGGGCGGCAAGCGGTGGCTCGACCCGGAGGTGACGGCCGGGGTGCCGGGGACCGAGGGCGGCTGGGAGGTCCGCGATCCGTTCCGGCTGGCGTACGCCGAGCTGGTGGTCAAGGACCGCGACCGCGAGGACTGGTGGTACCCGCAGGGCGATCTGGAGGTGCGGCTCGCGCCCTGCGGCGAGGGGCGCTCGCGGCTCGTCGCGTCCGGGCGGCTGCTCCTCGACCCCGAGCGGCTGGCCGGCGGCCGTCCGCTGGAGCGCGGGGTGCACGACGTGTGGGCGTACGTCCAGCTGCTGGGCATCGACCGGATGGTCCGTCTCACCGGCGACGGCACCCCGGGTGCCCCCGCCGCGGGCCCGGCACTGACCGGCGGGCGGCTCGCGCTGCCGTACTGGACGGGCAGCGGCCAGCTCGCCCTCGATGTCGACCAGAGCCGGCGCAGGCTCGGTGCCGACACGGCCGGGGCCGCCGCGGCGAACCCAGGACGCGGTGAGCGGTCGCTTCCGCTGCCCTGGGTGGCGGCGACGAGGGACAGCGGCCCGGCTCCCCTCCGGGTCGCCGTGTCCGCGCTGACCGTGGACGCCGAGCTGGTCCCCGGTGCGGACGGGGCGACGGCCGCACTGCGACTGCCCGCCCGGCTCCGGCTGCCGTCCGGACGGCACCCGGTGAGACTCCCGAAGACCGACGCCCCCGTGGCGTACGCCGTGGTCCGCGACGGCCGCCTGCTGCGGCTGGAGGGCCCGGCCCACGAGGCGGGCAGGGGACGCCGGCTCCTCGACGCGGTCGCCGACCACCGCCAGGTCCGGCGGGTACGGCGACGGCTGGGCCGTTAG
- a CDS encoding Mrp/NBP35 family ATP-binding protein, with the protein MASEDAVREALATVNDPEINRPITELGMVKSVDIGADGAVAVTVYLTVSGCPMRETITQRVTDAVAAVEGVTRVDVTLDVMSDEQRKELATALRGGQTEREVPFAKPGSLTRVYAVASGKGGVGKSSVTVNLAAAMAADGLKVGVVDADIYGHSVPRMLGADGRPTQVENMIMPPSANGVKVISIGMFTPGNAPVVWRGPMLHRALQQFLADVYWGDLDVLLLDLPPGTGDIAISVAQLVPNAEILVVTTPQQAAAEVAERAGSIAVQTHQKIVGVVENMSGLPCPHCGEMVDVFGTGGGQTVADGLTRTTGATVPVLGSIPIDVRLREGGDEGKPVVLTDPDSPAGAALRGIAGKLGGRQRGLSGLSLGITPKNKF; encoded by the coding sequence ATGGCTAGCGAAGACGCGGTGCGCGAGGCACTGGCGACGGTGAACGACCCCGAGATCAACCGCCCCATCACGGAGCTCGGGATGGTCAAGTCGGTCGACATCGGCGCGGACGGGGCGGTCGCGGTCACCGTGTACCTGACCGTCTCCGGCTGTCCGATGCGCGAGACGATCACGCAGCGCGTGACGGACGCGGTCGCGGCCGTGGAGGGCGTCACGCGCGTCGACGTCACGCTCGACGTGATGAGCGACGAGCAGCGCAAGGAGCTGGCGACCGCCCTGCGGGGCGGCCAGACCGAGCGCGAGGTCCCCTTCGCCAAGCCCGGCTCCCTGACCCGCGTCTACGCGGTCGCCTCCGGCAAGGGCGGTGTCGGCAAGTCGTCCGTCACGGTCAACCTGGCGGCGGCGATGGCGGCCGACGGTCTGAAGGTCGGGGTCGTCGACGCGGACATCTACGGCCACTCGGTGCCGCGGATGCTGGGCGCGGACGGCCGTCCGACCCAGGTCGAGAACATGATCATGCCGCCGTCGGCGAACGGCGTGAAGGTCATCTCGATCGGCATGTTCACCCCGGGCAACGCGCCGGTGGTGTGGCGCGGCCCGATGCTCCACCGCGCGCTCCAGCAGTTCCTCGCGGACGTGTACTGGGGCGACCTGGACGTGCTGCTCCTGGACCTCCCGCCCGGCACGGGCGACATCGCGATCTCGGTGGCCCAGCTGGTCCCGAACGCGGAGATCCTCGTGGTCACCACGCCCCAGCAGGCGGCGGCGGAGGTCGCCGAACGCGCCGGCTCCATCGCCGTCCAGACCCACCAGAAGATCGTCGGCGTGGTCGAGAACATGTCCGGCCTCCCCTGCCCGCACTGCGGCGAGATGGTCGACGTCTTCGGCACGGGCGGCGGCCAGACGGTCGCGGACGGCCTGACCCGCACCACGGGCGCGACCGTCCCGGTCCTCGGCTCCATCCCGATCGACGTCCGCCTGCGCGAGGGCGGCGACGAGGGCAAGCCGGTCGTCCTGACCGACCCGGACTCCCCGGCGGGGGCCGCGCTGCGGGGGATCGCGGGGAAGCTCGGGGGACGCCAGCGGGGCCTCTCGGGGCTGTCCCTGGGGATCACCCCGAAGAACAAGTTCTGA
- a CDS encoding DUF1003 domain-containing protein, with amino-acid sequence MTPERETPNRERTPFGARERTPAGATATSRPRARLDQPRPPRRRLLPEWDPEAFGRLSERIARFLGTGRFIVWMTVVIIAWVLWNVFAPRDLRFDNYPFIFLTLMLSLQASYAAPLILLAQNRQDDRDRVNLEQDRKQNERSIADTEYLTREIAALRIGLGEVATRDWIRSELQDLMKELEARQHDGHVVFPAERPHGRDVDDH; translated from the coding sequence ATGACGCCTGAGCGCGAGACCCCGAACCGCGAGCGCACTCCGTTCGGCGCCCGTGAGCGCACCCCGGCCGGCGCCACGGCGACCAGCCGTCCCCGCGCCCGCCTCGACCAGCCCCGCCCGCCGCGCCGCAGGCTGCTGCCGGAGTGGGACCCGGAGGCCTTCGGACGCCTGTCGGAGCGGATCGCCCGCTTCCTGGGGACCGGGCGGTTCATCGTCTGGATGACGGTCGTCATCATCGCGTGGGTGCTGTGGAACGTCTTCGCACCACGCGACCTGCGCTTCGACAACTACCCGTTCATCTTCCTCACCCTGATGCTGTCCCTCCAGGCCTCCTACGCCGCCCCGCTGATCCTGCTCGCGCAGAACAGGCAGGACGACCGGGACCGGGTCAACCTCGAACAGGACCGCAAGCAGAACGAGCGGTCGATCGCGGACACCGAGTACCTGACCCGGGAGATCGCCGCGCTGCGGATCGGCCTCGGGGAGGTGGCCACCCGCGACTGGATCCGCTCCGAGCTCCAGGACCTGATGAAGGAGCTGGAGGCACGGCAGCACGACGGGCATGTCGTATTCCCGGCAGAACGGCCGCACGGGCGTGACGTAGACGACCACTGA
- a CDS encoding CBS domain-containing protein, translating into MAAGAPRIFVSHLAGVAVFDPNGDQVGRVRDLVVVLRVGRRPPRVLGLVVELSTRRRIFLPMTRVTSIESGQVITTGVLNVRRFEQRPTERLVFGELLDRRVTLVESGEQVTVLDISVQQLPARRDWEIDRVFVRKGGKGGAFRRKGEALTVEWSAVTGFTLEEHGQGAESLLATFEQLRAADLANVLHHLSPKRRAEVAAALDDDRLADVLEELPEDDQIEILGKLKEERAADVLEAMDPDDAADLLAELPTEEQERLLSLMQPGDAADMRRLMAYEEHTAGGLMTTEPIVLRPDATVADALARVRNPDLSPALAAQVYVCRAPDETPTGKYLGTVHFQRLLRDPPYTLVSSLVDDDLQALDPDATLPVIAGFFATYDMVAAPVVDDSGSLLGAVTVDDVLDHMLPEDWRETEFDAEGAEEVAHHDA; encoded by the coding sequence ATGGCAGCGGGAGCCCCCCGGATCTTCGTCTCGCACCTCGCGGGCGTCGCCGTCTTCGACCCCAACGGCGACCAGGTGGGCCGCGTGCGCGATCTGGTCGTCGTGCTGCGCGTGGGACGCAGGCCGCCCCGCGTGCTCGGGCTGGTCGTCGAACTGTCCACCAGGCGCCGCATCTTCCTGCCCATGACCCGGGTGACCAGCATCGAGTCCGGACAGGTCATCACCACCGGCGTGCTCAACGTCCGCCGCTTCGAGCAACGGCCCACCGAACGCCTCGTCTTCGGCGAGCTGCTGGACCGGCGGGTCACCCTCGTGGAGAGCGGTGAGCAGGTCACCGTCCTCGACATCTCGGTGCAGCAGCTGCCGGCCCGCCGGGACTGGGAGATCGACCGGGTCTTCGTCCGCAAGGGCGGCAAGGGCGGGGCGTTCCGGCGCAAGGGCGAGGCGCTGACCGTCGAGTGGTCCGCCGTCACCGGCTTCACCCTGGAGGAGCACGGACAGGGCGCCGAGAGCCTGCTGGCCACCTTCGAGCAGCTGCGCGCGGCCGACCTCGCCAACGTCCTGCACCACCTCTCCCCCAAGCGGCGCGCCGAGGTGGCCGCGGCCCTCGACGACGACCGCCTGGCCGACGTACTGGAGGAGCTGCCCGAGGACGACCAGATCGAGATCCTCGGCAAGCTGAAGGAGGAGCGGGCCGCCGACGTCCTGGAGGCCATGGATCCCGACGACGCGGCCGACCTGCTCGCCGAGCTCCCCACCGAGGAGCAGGAGCGGCTGCTGAGCCTGATGCAGCCCGGCGACGCGGCCGACATGCGGCGCCTGATGGCCTACGAGGAGCACACGGCGGGCGGTCTCATGACGACCGAGCCGATCGTCCTGCGCCCGGACGCGACCGTCGCCGACGCGCTGGCCCGCGTCCGCAACCCCGACCTCTCCCCCGCGCTCGCCGCCCAGGTCTACGTGTGCCGGGCGCCCGACGAGACACCGACCGGCAAGTACCTCGGCACGGTCCACTTCCAGCGGCTGCTGCGCGACCCCCCGTACACCCTCGTCAGCTCGCTCGTCGACGACGACCTCCAGGCCCTGGACCCGGACGCCACGCTGCCGGTGATCGCCGGGTTCTTCGCGACGTACGACATGGTCGCGGCGCCCGTGGTCGACGACTCGGGTTCGCTGCTGGGCGCGGTGACGGTGGACGACGTCCTCGACCACATGCTGCCCGAGGACTGGCGGGAGACGGAGTTCGACGCCGAAGGTGCGGAGGAGGTGGCCCACCATGACGCCTGA
- a CDS encoding magnesium and cobalt transport protein CorA, which yields MSMIRDLRAAVRPSRPSLRKDTGAYDATRDPSTPSAVVDCAVYRDGRRVPTDCQLSPHEAMRQVRRDGGFVWIGLHEPSEAEFSGIAGEFGLHPLAVEDAVQAHQRPKLERYDDSLFTVFKTIHYVEHDELTANSEIVETGEVMCFTGRDFFITVRHGGQGSLRALRHRLQDDPELLAKGPSAVLHSIADHVVDGYVAVADAVQDDIDEVETEVFTPGRGGKVSRGVDSARIYQLKREVLEFKRAVAPLLRPMQLLSERPMRLVDPDIQKYFRDVADHLARVQEQVLGFDELLNSILQANLAQASVAQNEDMRKITSWAAIIAVPTMVCGVYGMNFDYMPETHWRFGYPVIMAITGVICIGIHRTLKRNGWL from the coding sequence ATGTCGATGATCCGTGACCTGCGTGCCGCCGTGCGCCCGTCGCGTCCCTCGCTGCGCAAGGACACCGGCGCGTACGACGCGACGCGCGACCCCTCGACGCCCTCCGCCGTCGTCGACTGCGCCGTCTACCGCGACGGCCGGCGTGTGCCGACCGACTGCCAGCTGAGCCCGCACGAGGCGATGCGCCAGGTGCGCCGCGACGGCGGGTTCGTGTGGATCGGTCTGCACGAGCCGAGCGAGGCCGAATTCTCCGGTATCGCGGGCGAGTTCGGGCTGCACCCGCTGGCCGTCGAGGACGCCGTCCAGGCCCACCAGCGGCCCAAGCTGGAGCGCTACGACGACTCCCTGTTCACCGTCTTCAAGACCATTCACTACGTCGAGCACGACGAACTCACCGCCAACAGCGAGATCGTCGAGACCGGCGAGGTGATGTGCTTCACCGGCCGGGACTTCTTCATCACCGTCCGGCACGGCGGCCAGGGCTCGCTCAGGGCGCTGCGCCACCGCCTCCAGGACGACCCGGAGCTGCTCGCCAAGGGCCCCTCGGCGGTGCTGCACTCGATCGCGGACCATGTCGTCGACGGCTATGTCGCCGTCGCCGACGCGGTGCAGGACGACATCGACGAGGTGGAGACCGAGGTCTTCACCCCGGGACGCGGCGGCAAGGTCTCGCGCGGTGTCGACTCGGCGCGGATCTACCAGCTCAAGCGCGAGGTGCTGGAGTTCAAGCGGGCGGTCGCCCCGCTGCTGCGGCCCATGCAGCTGCTCAGCGAGCGGCCGATGCGGCTGGTGGACCCCGACATCCAGAAGTACTTCCGGGACGTCGCCGACCACCTCGCCCGGGTCCAGGAGCAGGTGCTCGGCTTCGACGAACTGCTCAACTCGATCCTCCAGGCCAACCTCGCGCAGGCGTCCGTCGCGCAGAACGAGGACATGCGGAAGATCACGTCCTGGGCCGCGATCATCGCCGTACCGACGATGGTGTGCGGGGTCTACGGCATGAACTTCGACTACATGCCGGAGACGCACTGGCGGTTCGGCTACCCGGTGATCATGGCGATCACGGGAGTCATCTGCATCGGCATCCACCGCACCCTCAAGCGCAACGGCTGGCTCTAG
- a CDS encoding suppressor of fused domain protein, whose translation MADVLPLVEARLRSALGEPDARAAVTFLGTDRIEVLRFTDGDIVRYATLGMSVQPMGDPTAMLADPVKGPRAELLISVRAGVADTDKVLRPLAVLAASPQVEGVVVAPGASLDVGEPLWPGAPFTSVLVAEPGGLVEDLELDEPLDPVHFLPLLPMTPNEAAWKRVHGAQALQERWLTNGTDLRDPSRKSVPLE comes from the coding sequence ATGGCAGATGTTCTTCCTCTGGTCGAGGCCCGGTTGCGCAGCGCGCTGGGCGAGCCGGACGCGCGCGCGGCGGTCACCTTCCTCGGCACGGACCGCATCGAGGTGCTCCGCTTCACCGACGGGGACATCGTCCGCTACGCCACTCTCGGCATGTCCGTCCAGCCGATGGGCGACCCCACCGCGATGCTCGCCGACCCGGTGAAGGGCCCGCGCGCCGAACTGCTCATCTCCGTGCGGGCGGGGGTCGCCGACACCGACAAGGTGCTCCGCCCGCTCGCCGTACTGGCCGCGTCCCCGCAGGTCGAGGGCGTGGTCGTGGCCCCGGGCGCCTCGCTCGACGTGGGTGAACCCCTGTGGCCCGGCGCCCCGTTCACCTCGGTCCTGGTCGCCGAGCCGGGCGGCCTGGTCGAGGACCTGGAGCTCGACGAGCCCCTCGACCCGGTGCACTTCCTGCCGCTGCTCCCCATGACCCCCAACGAGGCCGCCTGGAAGCGCGTGCACGGCGCCCAGGCCCTCCAGGAGCGCTGGCTGACGAACGGGACGGACCTCAGGGATCCGTCCCGGAAGTCCGTCCCGCTGGAGTGA